A single Hippocampus zosterae strain Florida chromosome 17, ASM2543408v3, whole genome shotgun sequence DNA region contains:
- the nr5a5 gene encoding nuclear receptor subfamily 5, group A, member 5 isoform X1 — translation MDLPDQFQEQQQQQASVTRTDNYHDDIFTSEGASTSQELRRDAGAMPESGEGCPVCGDKISGYHYGLLTCESCKGFFKRSVQNNKHYTCTEGQSCPMNVSQRKRCPFCRFQKCLAVGMKKEAVRANRMRGGRNKFGPFYRQMKEQKVHPQTNAAPYRIKMETMQTLWPAAANDCSLTCNHTSAPMSPDAFHQSHMYPSGMTPLPFDSTMSNDRVVPPLPLSYAGAHDQTFPGYLPDELQTTPNYSPAPSHYSMHRTPSSTYMLQTPSTSPCSSVTPTPPPLQPPGLVGSPAACSAHSAFLAQLLEGEQDESQLCAKVVASLQREQANRGKHDCLNTFGIMWKMADQTLFGLVEWARNSALFKELKVEDQMILLQSCWSELLVLDHLCRQVIYGKEGCIYLVMGQQIEMSTIISQAGTTLISLVTRTQDLVSKLKALHFDRHEFVCLKYLVLFNPDVKSLQSRQQVEHTQERVNRALMEHTQRTHPGHSDKFGQLLLRLPEVRSISLQVEEYLYLRHLLGDLPCNSLLTEMLHTKHS, via the exons CTCAGGAGCTACGGAGGGACGCGGGCGCAATGCCCGAGTCCGGCGAAGGCTGTCCCGTGTGCGGAGATAAAATATCGGGCTACCACTACGGCCTGCTCACTTGTGAGAGCTGTAAG GGTTTTTTCAaacgctccgtgcagaacaacaAACACTACACTTGCACAGAGGGACAAAGCTGCCCAATGAACGTCTCCCAGAGAAAGCGCTGCCCGTTCTGTCGCTTCCAGAAGTGTCTGGCGGTGGGGATGAAGAAAGAAG CAGTGAGAGCGAACCGCATGCGAGGCGGCAGGAACAAGTTTGGGCCTTTCTACAGGCAAatgaaagaacaaaaagtgCACCCCCAGACCAACGCCGCCCCCTATAGGATCAAAATGGAAACAATGCAAACACTCTGGCCTGCAGCCGCTAACGACTGTTCACTCACGTGTAACCACACGAGTGCTCCCATGTCTCCGGATGCTTTCCATCAGTCGCACATGTATCCCTCCGGAATGACCCCCTTGCCTTTTGACTCCACTATGAGCAACGATAGGGTAGTCCCTCCACTGCCTCTTTCCTACGCCGGAGCGCATGACCAGACGTTTCCCGGTTACCTCCCGGACGAACTACAAACAACTCCGAACTACAGCCCGGCTCCTTCACACTACTCCATGCACAGGACCCCAAGCAGCACATACATGTTACAAACCCCCTCGACATCTCCGTGCTCAAGCGTCACGCCCACCCCGCCGCCACTGCAGCCCCCAGGCCTGGTCGGCTCCCCGGCCGCCTGCAGCGCCCACTCCGCCTTTCTTGCTCAGCTTCTGGAAGGGGAGCAGGACGAGAGTCAGCTGTGCGCCAAGGTGGTGGCGAGTCTTCAGAGGGAGCAGGCCAACCGGGGCAAGCACGACTGCCTCAACACGTTCGGTATCATGTGGAAAATGGCGGACCAAACTCTGTTTGGCTTGGTGGAGTGGGCCAGGAACAGTGCGCTCTTCAAGGAGCTCAAG GTGGAGGACCAGATGATTCTCCTGCAGAGTTGCTGGAGTGAGCTGCTGGTTTTGGACCATCTCTGCAGACAGGTCATCTATGGAAAAGAAGGTTGCATATATCTGGTCATGGGACAGCAG ATTGAAATGTCAACAATCATCTCTCAGGCAGGAACCACGCTCATCAGTTTGGTCACCAGGACACAGGATTTGGTGTCCAAACTGAAGGCACTCCACTTTGACAGGCACGAGTTTGTCTGTCTCAAATATCTGGTGCTTTTTAACCCCG ATGTGAAGTCCCTGCAGAGTCGGCAGCAGGTGGAGCACACGCAGGAAAGGGTGAACCGGGCGCTGATGGAACACACCCAGCGGACTCACCCTGGACACTCAGACAAATTTGGACAGTTGCTTCTGCGGCTGCCCGAAGTGCGCAGCATCAGCCTGCAGGTGGAAGAGTATTTGTACCTGCGCCACCTGCTGGGAGATTTGCCCTGTAACTCTCTCCTCACTGAGATGCTGCACACCAAACACAGCTGA
- the nr5a5 gene encoding nuclear receptor subfamily 5, group A, member 5 isoform X2: MMTSSLQKEHQHELRRDAGAMPESGEGCPVCGDKISGYHYGLLTCESCKGFFKRSVQNNKHYTCTEGQSCPMNVSQRKRCPFCRFQKCLAVGMKKEAVRANRMRGGRNKFGPFYRQMKEQKVHPQTNAAPYRIKMETMQTLWPAAANDCSLTCNHTSAPMSPDAFHQSHMYPSGMTPLPFDSTMSNDRVVPPLPLSYAGAHDQTFPGYLPDELQTTPNYSPAPSHYSMHRTPSSTYMLQTPSTSPCSSVTPTPPPLQPPGLVGSPAACSAHSAFLAQLLEGEQDESQLCAKVVASLQREQANRGKHDCLNTFGIMWKMADQTLFGLVEWARNSALFKELKVEDQMILLQSCWSELLVLDHLCRQVIYGKEGCIYLVMGQQIEMSTIISQAGTTLISLVTRTQDLVSKLKALHFDRHEFVCLKYLVLFNPDVKSLQSRQQVEHTQERVNRALMEHTQRTHPGHSDKFGQLLLRLPEVRSISLQVEEYLYLRHLLGDLPCNSLLTEMLHTKHS; the protein is encoded by the exons GAGCTACGGAGGGACGCGGGCGCAATGCCCGAGTCCGGCGAAGGCTGTCCCGTGTGCGGAGATAAAATATCGGGCTACCACTACGGCCTGCTCACTTGTGAGAGCTGTAAG GGTTTTTTCAaacgctccgtgcagaacaacaAACACTACACTTGCACAGAGGGACAAAGCTGCCCAATGAACGTCTCCCAGAGAAAGCGCTGCCCGTTCTGTCGCTTCCAGAAGTGTCTGGCGGTGGGGATGAAGAAAGAAG CAGTGAGAGCGAACCGCATGCGAGGCGGCAGGAACAAGTTTGGGCCTTTCTACAGGCAAatgaaagaacaaaaagtgCACCCCCAGACCAACGCCGCCCCCTATAGGATCAAAATGGAAACAATGCAAACACTCTGGCCTGCAGCCGCTAACGACTGTTCACTCACGTGTAACCACACGAGTGCTCCCATGTCTCCGGATGCTTTCCATCAGTCGCACATGTATCCCTCCGGAATGACCCCCTTGCCTTTTGACTCCACTATGAGCAACGATAGGGTAGTCCCTCCACTGCCTCTTTCCTACGCCGGAGCGCATGACCAGACGTTTCCCGGTTACCTCCCGGACGAACTACAAACAACTCCGAACTACAGCCCGGCTCCTTCACACTACTCCATGCACAGGACCCCAAGCAGCACATACATGTTACAAACCCCCTCGACATCTCCGTGCTCAAGCGTCACGCCCACCCCGCCGCCACTGCAGCCCCCAGGCCTGGTCGGCTCCCCGGCCGCCTGCAGCGCCCACTCCGCCTTTCTTGCTCAGCTTCTGGAAGGGGAGCAGGACGAGAGTCAGCTGTGCGCCAAGGTGGTGGCGAGTCTTCAGAGGGAGCAGGCCAACCGGGGCAAGCACGACTGCCTCAACACGTTCGGTATCATGTGGAAAATGGCGGACCAAACTCTGTTTGGCTTGGTGGAGTGGGCCAGGAACAGTGCGCTCTTCAAGGAGCTCAAG GTGGAGGACCAGATGATTCTCCTGCAGAGTTGCTGGAGTGAGCTGCTGGTTTTGGACCATCTCTGCAGACAGGTCATCTATGGAAAAGAAGGTTGCATATATCTGGTCATGGGACAGCAG ATTGAAATGTCAACAATCATCTCTCAGGCAGGAACCACGCTCATCAGTTTGGTCACCAGGACACAGGATTTGGTGTCCAAACTGAAGGCACTCCACTTTGACAGGCACGAGTTTGTCTGTCTCAAATATCTGGTGCTTTTTAACCCCG ATGTGAAGTCCCTGCAGAGTCGGCAGCAGGTGGAGCACACGCAGGAAAGGGTGAACCGGGCGCTGATGGAACACACCCAGCGGACTCACCCTGGACACTCAGACAAATTTGGACAGTTGCTTCTGCGGCTGCCCGAAGTGCGCAGCATCAGCCTGCAGGTGGAAGAGTATTTGTACCTGCGCCACCTGCTGGGAGATTTGCCCTGTAACTCTCTCCTCACTGAGATGCTGCACACCAAACACAGCTGA